One stretch of Nitrospirota bacterium DNA includes these proteins:
- a CDS encoding septal ring lytic transglycosylase RlpA family protein, with the protein MKRSILVLCCLLLASSCAPKKFTATKPPASGQKAYQRPYTVLGQRYEPLQTHAGFVQSGIASWYGPDFHGKKTSNGETYDMHAMTAAHKTLPLGVFVRVQNRENGREAVVRVNDRGPFVKGRVIDLSYSAAKTLGVDIAGTAPVRIEALGYRGSGADHYSAIENYDAGNYTVQIGSFKEYGNAERLSGEMKRTVGFSEIHLTNINGEIFHRVYAGKYTSLRAAEDAEREFSEHGYPGSFTVSLE; encoded by the coding sequence ATGAAGCGGAGCATACTGGTCCTGTGCTGTTTACTACTGGCTTCATCCTGCGCGCCGAAAAAGTTCACGGCGACAAAGCCTCCGGCTTCCGGGCAGAAGGCATATCAAAGGCCCTACACGGTGTTGGGCCAGCGATACGAGCCGCTGCAGACCCATGCGGGGTTCGTTCAGAGCGGCATCGCAAGCTGGTACGGTCCGGATTTTCACGGAAAAAAAACGAGCAACGGCGAGACCTATGACATGCATGCCATGACCGCCGCGCACAAAACGCTGCCGCTCGGCGTGTTCGTCAGGGTCCAGAACAGGGAAAACGGACGTGAGGCCGTTGTGCGCGTAAACGATCGGGGCCCCTTTGTCAAAGGCAGGGTCATCGATCTGTCCTATTCAGCGGCCAAGACGCTCGGAGTCGATATTGCGGGAACAGCGCCGGTGAGGATCGAGGCGCTTGGGTACCGCGGAAGCGGCGCGGATCACTATAGCGCGATCGAGAACTATGATGCCGGCAACTATACGGTGCAGATAGGCTCGTTCAAGGAATATGGCAATGCAGAACGCCTGTCCGGGGAAATGAAAAGAACCGTCGGCTTCTCGGAGATCCACCTGACGAACATTAATGGAGAGATCTTTCATCGGGTCTACGCAGGAAAGTATACTTCGCTGAGGGCTGCTGAAGACGCTGAGAGGGAATTCTCCGAGCATGGGTACCCGGGGAGCTTTACGGTTTCGCTGGAGTGA
- the purL gene encoding phosphoribosylformylglycinamidine synthase — protein MILFHHYRSPALSTYQTADLLTTAQHKVDPAITGIKTEFCFNIAATEPLSADEMRLLRWLLAETFEPKKFSDSSFLIRPSSLVPRPTVLEVGPRMNFTTAWSTNAVSVCHACGLRKITRIERSRRYLLLLDDPSAMSNELKIVFLSLVHDRMTECPYPNPLKTFETGIKPEPVRMIPLMEQGRAALETINREMGLGLDDWDLDYYTNLFVKDIRRNPTNVECFDLSQSNSEHSRHWFFRGKLIVDGKEVPGNLMKIVKATYDANPNNSVIAFSDNSSAITGYDITTIIPELVGKPSAFIASRRTYHIIFTAETHNFPSGVAPFPGAETGTGGRIRDVQATGTGGLVVAGTAAYCVGNLRISGYELPWEDAAYSYPTNLASPLRIEVEASNGASDYGNKFGEPVIQGFTRSFGLRLPDGERREWLKPIMFSAGVGQMDSRHTKKTEASKGMLVVKVGGPAYRIGMGGGAASSMIQGENIAELDFNAVQRGDAEMEQKMNRVIRACVELGERNPVQSIHDQGAGGNCNVVKEIVHPAGARIEIRKIQVGDNTLSVLEIWGAEYQEQNALLLKPEHEGLFRSLCDREKMPMAIIGTITGDGYIVLFDEINGTTPEKLELARVLGDMPQKSFTLERKKRTLKPLELPKGLTIRAALDRVLRLVSVGSKRFLTNKVDRSVTGLIAQQQCAGPLQLTVSDVAVIAQSHFGLTGAAISIGEQPVKELLDPAAMARMSVGEALTNIVWAKVSGLGDIRCSANWMWAPKLPGEGARLYDAAVAMRDVMIALGMAVDGGKDSLSMAARVTNPDGSHETVKSPGTLVISAYVTCPDITRTVTPDLKAPGKSKLMFIDLCRGKNRLGGSALAQVFGQVGDASPDLDDPLLLARAFNAVQQLVSDGLILAGHDRSDGGLITTLLEMAFAGNCGIEADLGNHGQGQEDGIELLFSEELGLVLEYLPAQEAQIISVLYKAALPHRVIGNTSVQKRIIISLRTGSTNAHHHERQSNDPNSSTELAEVSELRTILNEDMLVLRDIWEETSHQLDLLQRNPENIREERRNIYDRTGPTFAIPFVPKPTDISIMDRKDKPKIAVIREEGSNGDREMVSAFFLAGFEPWDVTVTDLLEGRVTLDRFRGVVFVGGFSYADVLDSAKGWAASLRFNKKVWDQLETFYHRPDTFSLGVCNGCQLMALLGWVPWRGIADELQPRFIHNRSGRFESRFSTVKILKSPSIMLQGMEHSVLGIWVAHGEGMAYFPDENMLKECEHGLAPVRYVDDASKITESYPFNPNGSPAGIAGLCSPDGRHLAMMPHPERAVLTWQWGWMPGDLKKSLAASPWLTLFQNAREWCEKK, from the coding sequence ATGATTCTCTTTCATCACTATCGCTCCCCGGCGCTCTCCACGTACCAGACCGCCGACCTGCTCACAACGGCCCAGCATAAGGTAGATCCCGCAATAACCGGGATCAAGACCGAGTTCTGCTTCAACATCGCAGCCACAGAGCCGTTGTCAGCTGACGAAATGCGCCTGCTGCGCTGGCTCCTGGCCGAGACCTTCGAGCCTAAAAAGTTTTCCGACAGCAGTTTCCTCATTCGTCCCTCGTCCCTCGTCCCTCGTCCTACGGTTTTAGAGGTCGGCCCCCGCATGAACTTCACCACTGCCTGGTCCACGAACGCGGTCTCGGTCTGCCACGCCTGCGGCCTCAGAAAGATCACGAGGATCGAGCGTTCCCGGCGGTACCTGCTCCTGCTTGATGATCCATCAGCCATGAGCAATGAGCTCAAAATTGTCTTTCTCTCCCTTGTCCACGACCGCATGACCGAGTGCCCGTATCCCAACCCGCTCAAAACTTTCGAGACCGGCATCAAACCGGAACCCGTGCGCATGATCCCGCTCATGGAACAGGGCAGGGCTGCGCTCGAAACGATCAACCGCGAGATGGGACTGGGGCTCGATGACTGGGACCTGGATTACTATACCAATCTTTTTGTAAAGGACATCAGGCGCAATCCCACGAACGTGGAGTGCTTCGACCTGTCGCAATCCAACAGCGAACACTCGCGCCACTGGTTTTTCCGCGGCAAGCTCATCGTCGATGGGAAGGAAGTTCCCGGCAACCTGATGAAGATCGTGAAGGCCACCTACGACGCGAACCCGAACAACAGCGTTATCGCTTTCAGCGACAACTCAAGTGCCATCACGGGATACGATATTACCACCATCATCCCCGAGCTTGTCGGGAAGCCGTCGGCGTTCATCGCATCGCGGCGTACATACCATATTATTTTCACGGCCGAGACGCACAACTTCCCGTCCGGCGTAGCGCCCTTCCCCGGCGCCGAGACCGGCACGGGCGGCCGCATCCGCGATGTGCAGGCAACGGGCACGGGCGGCCTCGTGGTCGCGGGCACGGCTGCTTACTGTGTGGGCAATCTCCGCATATCCGGGTACGAGCTTCCCTGGGAAGACGCGGCATATTCCTATCCAACCAATCTCGCGTCGCCGCTCCGGATCGAGGTCGAGGCCAGCAACGGTGCGTCGGACTACGGCAACAAGTTCGGAGAGCCCGTGATCCAGGGTTTCACCCGCTCCTTCGGTCTTCGCCTGCCTGACGGCGAGCGCAGAGAATGGCTTAAGCCGATCATGTTCAGCGCCGGCGTGGGCCAGATGGATTCCCGCCACACGAAAAAAACAGAGGCATCAAAGGGCATGCTCGTGGTCAAGGTCGGAGGCCCGGCCTACCGCATCGGCATGGGCGGCGGCGCCGCCTCGTCCATGATCCAGGGCGAGAACATCGCCGAGCTCGACTTCAACGCGGTACAGCGCGGCGACGCGGAGATGGAGCAGAAGATGAACCGCGTGATCCGCGCCTGCGTGGAACTGGGCGAGAGAAACCCGGTCCAGAGCATCCACGATCAGGGCGCGGGCGGCAACTGCAACGTGGTGAAAGAGATCGTGCACCCCGCGGGCGCGAGGATCGAGATCCGCAAGATCCAGGTCGGCGACAACACGCTCTCGGTCCTCGAGATATGGGGAGCGGAATACCAGGAACAGAACGCGCTCCTTTTGAAACCCGAACACGAGGGACTGTTCCGGTCGCTCTGCGATCGCGAGAAGATGCCGATGGCGATCATCGGCACGATCACCGGCGACGGATATATCGTTCTGTTCGATGAGATCAACGGAACGACACCCGAAAAACTGGAGCTTGCCAGGGTGCTCGGCGACATGCCGCAAAAGAGCTTCACGCTCGAGAGAAAGAAAAGAACGCTCAAACCGCTCGAACTTCCGAAAGGCCTGACCATTCGCGCAGCGCTCGATCGTGTGCTCCGTCTGGTCTCGGTGGGCTCCAAGCGCTTTCTCACGAACAAGGTCGACCGCTCGGTCACCGGGCTCATCGCGCAGCAGCAGTGCGCGGGCCCGCTCCAGCTTACGGTGTCCGACGTGGCCGTGATCGCCCAGTCTCACTTCGGCCTGACCGGCGCCGCGATCTCCATTGGTGAACAACCCGTAAAGGAATTGCTCGACCCCGCGGCCATGGCAAGGATGAGCGTGGGCGAAGCGCTCACGAACATCGTCTGGGCAAAGGTGAGCGGGCTCGGCGATATTCGCTGTTCGGCAAACTGGATGTGGGCGCCGAAGCTTCCCGGCGAAGGCGCGAGACTCTACGATGCGGCCGTTGCCATGCGCGACGTGATGATCGCACTCGGCATGGCAGTGGACGGCGGCAAGGACAGCCTGTCCATGGCCGCCAGGGTCACGAATCCCGACGGTTCTCACGAGACCGTGAAATCACCCGGCACGCTCGTGATCTCGGCCTACGTCACCTGCCCGGACATCACCAGGACCGTGACCCCGGACCTCAAGGCGCCGGGGAAAAGCAAGCTTATGTTCATCGACCTCTGCAGGGGCAAGAACCGGCTCGGTGGTTCCGCGCTCGCGCAGGTCTTCGGCCAGGTGGGCGACGCCTCGCCGGACCTCGACGATCCCCTGCTTCTTGCCAGGGCATTTAATGCGGTACAGCAACTGGTTTCCGACGGATTGATTCTCGCGGGCCATGACCGCTCTGACGGGGGCCTCATCACCACACTGCTCGAAATGGCCTTTGCGGGAAATTGCGGCATTGAGGCGGATCTGGGCAACCACGGACAGGGGCAGGAGGACGGGATCGAACTTTTGTTCTCTGAAGAACTGGGACTGGTGCTCGAATATCTCCCGGCACAGGAGGCGCAAATAATCTCCGTTCTGTATAAGGCCGCGTTGCCGCATCGGGTGATCGGCAACACGAGCGTACAAAAGCGAATTATTATTTCACTCCGAACTGGTTCGACTAATGCTCACCATCATGAGCGACAGTCGAATGATCCGAACAGCTCGACTGAGCTCGCCGAAGTCTCTGAACTCCGAACTATTTTGAACGAAGACATGCTTGTGCTCAGAGACATCTGGGAAGAGACGAGCCATCAGCTCGATCTTCTTCAAAGGAATCCCGAGAATATCCGCGAAGAGCGCAGGAATATCTATGACCGCACGGGACCAACTTTTGCGATACCGTTCGTGCCGAAACCCACCGACATATCGATCATGGATCGCAAGGACAAACCAAAGATCGCGGTCATCCGCGAAGAGGGAAGCAACGGCGACCGCGAAATGGTCTCCGCCTTCTTTCTCGCGGGCTTCGAACCCTGGGACGTGACCGTCACCGACCTGCTCGAAGGCCGCGTCACGCTCGACCGGTTCAGGGGCGTTGTGTTCGTGGGCGGGTTCAGCTACGCGGATGTGCTCGATTCGGCAAAAGGCTGGGCCGCTTCGCTCCGCTTCAATAAAAAGGTCTGGGACCAGCTCGAAACATTTTATCATCGACCCGACACCTTCAGCCTCGGTGTGTGCAACGGCTGTCAGCTCATGGCGTTATTAGGATGGGTGCCCTGGCGCGGCATTGCGGATGAGCTCCAGCCGCGCTTCATCCACAACCGGTCGGGCCGTTTCGAGTCCCGCTTCTCGACGGTCAAGATCCTGAAAAGCCCTTCGATCATGCTGCAGGGCATGGAACATTCAGTGCTCGGCATCTGGGTGGCCCACGGTGAAGGCATGGCCTACTTTCCGGATGAGAACATGCTCAAAGAGTGCGAGCATGGACTTGCCCCTGTTCGCTATGTGGATGATGCATCGAAGATCACCGAATCCTATCCTTTCAATCCCAACGGCTCCCCCGCGGGCATTGCCGGGCTTTGCTCCCCCGATGGCCGCCACCTCGCCATGATGCCGCACCCGGAACGCGCGGTGCTCACCTGGCAGTGGGGCTGGATGCCCGGGGACCTCAAAAAATCCCTCGCTGCCTCGCCGTGGCTCACCCTGTTCCAGAATGCGCGCGAGTGGTGTGAAAAAAAATAA
- a CDS encoding type II toxin-antitoxin system VapC family toxin — protein MILVDTSVWVEHFRHGNIGLDTLLQEGQVVCHPFIVGELACGNIKNRSRILSLLSTLPIAHTAEHEEVMHVIEKYQLMGKGLGYIDVHLLASAMLTHIPLWTLDKRLNSVSTTVGAKW, from the coding sequence ATGATACTTGTCGATACTTCCGTATGGGTAGAGCATTTTCGACATGGAAATATCGGGCTTGATACTCTATTGCAGGAAGGACAGGTTGTTTGTCATCCTTTCATTGTCGGCGAGCTCGCCTGCGGAAATATAAAAAATAGATCGCGAATCCTGTCTCTTCTCAGCACTCTCCCGATAGCACACACTGCAGAACATGAGGAAGTAATGCACGTTATTGAGAAGTACCAGCTTATGGGCAAGGGATTGGGATATATTGATGTGCATTTGCTTGCTTCGGCGATGTTGACACACATTCCACTATGGACACTCGACAAGAGACTGAACAGTGTTTCAACAACCGTGGGCGCCAAATGGTAA
- a CDS encoding type II toxin-antitoxin system VapB family antitoxin, which produces MRTTLNIEDELLDRAAKLTGIKEKTSLIKRGLESLIAIESGKRLAQLGGSEKGLKAIPRRRTEGR; this is translated from the coding sequence ATGCGCACCACCCTGAACATTGAGGATGAGTTACTTGATAGGGCGGCAAAATTGACCGGCATCAAAGAGAAAACGTCGCTTATCAAGCGGGGGCTTGAATCGTTAATAGCGATCGAAAGTGGTAAACGACTCGCACAACTGGGTGGCTCCGAAAAAGGTCTGAAGGCGATACCCCGGAGACGGACAGAAGGCAGGTAA
- a CDS encoding polymer-forming cytoskeletal protein: MLKKGSGTPEQSEITAFLGKGTEFKGVLSFEGTIRVDGKVDGEIISKDTLIASDGAFLQGEISVGTIILSGKIVGNINAGQKVHLLAPAYVQGNIKTPKLIIEEGVTFDGKCEMAGEKKAAEQKVVSLKER, translated from the coding sequence ATGTTGAAAAAAGGTTCAGGCACACCGGAGCAGTCCGAGATCACGGCATTCCTCGGAAAGGGTACGGAGTTCAAGGGAGTGCTCAGCTTCGAGGGCACCATACGCGTTGACGGCAAGGTCGATGGAGAGATCATCTCCAAGGACACGCTCATCGCCAGCGATGGCGCATTTCTCCAGGGAGAGATCTCCGTGGGCACGATCATATTGAGCGGCAAGATCGTCGGCAATATCAATGCAGGCCAGAAGGTACACCTCCTCGCCCCGGCCTATGTCCAGGGAAACATCAAAACACCAAAACTCATCATTGAGGAGGGTGTCACTTTCGACGGCAAGTGCGAGATGGCCGGTGAGAAGAAGGCCGCGGAGCAGAAGGTCGTGTCTCTGAAGGAGCGGTAA
- a CDS encoding ParB/RepB/Spo0J family partition protein, which yields MQKQALGKGLGALIPDLSSLDDKARKAIGIYEIELDKIVPNEYQPRKTFQNESLKELASSIKEHGVIQPIIVHRIGTNYGLVAGERRWRAARLAGLKTIPALVKEATKRELIEQALIENIQREDLNPLEAAEAYKRLQDEFKLTQEDLARRVGKERSTITNYLRILGLPKELKQGLSTGALSMGHAKALLSLERVRDQIQAAATIVKKGLSVREAEALANRLKNPAKEKKVRQSHELKAVEEKLKKALGTKVSIAAKARGGRIVIEYYSTEDLDRILDKIG from the coding sequence ATGCAAAAGCAGGCGCTCGGTAAAGGTCTCGGTGCGCTTATTCCCGACCTGTCCTCGCTCGACGACAAAGCGCGAAAGGCCATCGGCATCTATGAGATCGAACTGGACAAGATCGTGCCGAACGAGTACCAACCAAGAAAAACGTTCCAAAATGAGAGCTTGAAAGAGCTTGCCTCCTCGATAAAAGAGCACGGGGTGATCCAACCCATCATCGTCCACCGGATCGGGACGAACTACGGACTCGTCGCCGGTGAACGGCGGTGGCGGGCGGCACGGCTTGCCGGTCTCAAGACCATCCCCGCGCTCGTAAAAGAGGCGACCAAGCGCGAGCTCATCGAACAGGCCCTTATTGAGAACATCCAGCGAGAGGACCTGAACCCGCTCGAGGCTGCCGAGGCGTATAAGCGGCTCCAGGACGAGTTCAAGCTTACACAGGAAGATCTCGCCAGGCGCGTTGGTAAAGAGCGGTCAACAATCACGAACTATCTTCGTATCCTCGGACTTCCCAAAGAATTGAAGCAGGGCCTCTCAACCGGTGCGCTCAGCATGGGCCATGCCAAAGCGCTTCTGTCGCTCGAACGCGTGCGTGACCAGATCCAGGCAGCGGCGACGATCGTCAAGAAGGGTCTCTCGGTGCGCGAGGCCGAGGCGCTCGCCAACCGGCTCAAGAACCCTGCGAAGGAAAAAAAGGTGCGGCAAAGCCACGAGCTGAAAGCGGTGGAAGAGAAGCTCAAGAAGGCGCTTGGCACCAAGGTGAGCATCGCGGCCAAGGCCAGGGGCGGCAGGATCGTGATCGAGTATTATTCAACTGAAGATCTGGACAGAATCCTGGATAAGATCGGGTAA
- a CDS encoding AAA family ATPase, whose product MGRVIAIANQKGGVGKTTTTVNVAASLAAAEKKVLLIDSDPQGNSSSGMGINRNEIIGSTYDLFTGKKTLQEIKKSTHFPWLDVVPAKIDLVGVEIELIQMIARERVLKKAISTFRNDYDYILIDCPPSLGLLTVNALTAADGVLIPVQCEYYALEGLTALMNTVTLIKQDLNPDLAIEGVLLTMFDSRNNLASQVAQEVRTYFGNKVYTTVIHRNVALSEAPSHGKPVLLYDIRSRGAQSYLELAKEVITNAKAGAR is encoded by the coding sequence ATGGGCAGGGTCATAGCAATTGCCAACCAGAAGGGCGGCGTGGGCAAGACCACGACTACCGTGAACGTCGCGGCATCGCTCGCTGCTGCGGAAAAAAAGGTGCTGCTCATCGATTCAGACCCCCAGGGAAACTCCTCGAGCGGCATGGGCATCAACCGGAACGAGATCATCGGCAGCACCTATGACCTGTTTACCGGGAAAAAAACACTTCAGGAAATTAAAAAATCAACACACTTCCCCTGGCTCGACGTCGTCCCCGCGAAGATCGACCTGGTGGGTGTTGAAATAGAACTTATCCAGATGATCGCCCGCGAGCGGGTGCTTAAGAAGGCGATCTCGACCTTCCGGAACGATTACGACTATATCCTCATCGACTGCCCGCCATCGCTCGGCCTGCTCACCGTCAACGCGCTGACCGCGGCGGACGGGGTGCTGATCCCGGTTCAGTGCGAATACTACGCCCTCGAGGGACTGACAGCGCTCATGAACACCGTCACGCTCATAAAACAGGATCTGAACCCGGACCTCGCCATCGAAGGCGTGCTCCTCACCATGTTCGACAGCAGGAACAACCTTGCCTCTCAGGTGGCCCAGGAAGTGCGCACATATTTCGGCAACAAGGTTTACACCACCGTCATCCACCGCAATGTTGCCCTTTCCGAGGCGCCAAGCCACGGGAAGCCGGTGCTCCTGTACGATATCCGGTCCCGGGGCGCGCAAAGCTACCTGGAACTCGCGAAGGAGGTCATCACCAATGCAAAAGCAGGCGCTCGGTAA
- the hcp gene encoding hydroxylamine reductase, producing MFCYQCEQAANGKGCTKIGVCGKDPEVSSLQDLLVYSMKGLSLVAVEGRGHGVNDQEVNLFLTKGLFSTLTNVDFDPRRFETLIQKSVELRDGLKTKVTAAGGRTDFTHGSASYKPAASIEALAKQGREVRERVPDAAINPDIQSLQDILLFGLKGVAAYADHAQILGKTDDTIYAFMAEALAAMTGTDLGLNEWVALVLKCGEVNLKAMEILDGGNTGTFGHPVPTKVPLGAKKGKAILVSGHDLKDLDMILKQSEGKGINVYTHGEMLPAHGYPSLKKYPHFFGHYGTAWQNQHKEFAHFPGAIVMTTNCIQKPLASYKDNLFTCGLVGWPDVKHISDGNFISVIEKSLSLPGFTEDVPGKEVFAGFARNAVLGVADKVIDLVKDGKIRHFFLVGGCDGAKPGRNYYTEFVEKAPKDTIVMTLACGKFRFFDKNLGDIGGIPRLLDIGQCNDAYSAVQIALALSKAFNIGVNELPLSLVLSWYEQKAVAILLSLLSLGIKDIRLGPTLPAFITPNVLDVLVKNFDIKPIAATAEEDLETILGPCWSKTKAECVEAEEVTV from the coding sequence ATGTTTTGTTATCAATGCGAACAGGCAGCAAACGGCAAAGGGTGCACCAAGATCGGGGTATGCGGCAAGGACCCGGAGGTATCATCACTTCAGGACCTTTTAGTCTATTCCATGAAAGGGCTTTCGCTCGTTGCAGTTGAAGGCAGGGGACACGGCGTCAATGACCAGGAAGTTAACCTTTTTCTGACCAAAGGGCTTTTTTCAACGCTCACGAACGTCGATTTCGACCCCAGGCGGTTCGAAACACTCATTCAGAAAAGCGTTGAGCTCCGCGATGGGCTGAAAACAAAGGTCACAGCAGCCGGCGGCAGAACGGACTTCACTCACGGCAGCGCTTCCTATAAACCAGCAGCTTCAATCGAGGCTTTGGCAAAACAGGGCCGGGAGGTAAGGGAGCGGGTGCCTGATGCAGCGATCAACCCCGATATCCAGTCGCTCCAGGACATTCTCCTGTTCGGCCTCAAAGGCGTGGCTGCTTATGCAGATCATGCCCAGATCCTCGGAAAAACCGATGATACGATCTATGCGTTCATGGCCGAAGCACTGGCAGCCATGACGGGGACCGATCTGGGCCTGAACGAATGGGTTGCGCTTGTGCTGAAGTGCGGTGAGGTCAACCTCAAGGCCATGGAGATCCTCGATGGCGGCAATACCGGCACGTTCGGCCACCCGGTCCCGACCAAGGTACCGCTCGGTGCGAAAAAAGGCAAGGCGATCCTTGTTTCCGGCCATGACCTGAAAGACCTTGATATGATCCTGAAACAGAGTGAGGGCAAGGGGATCAATGTCTATACTCACGGCGAGATGCTGCCGGCCCATGGCTACCCGAGCCTCAAAAAATATCCTCATTTTTTCGGCCATTACGGTACGGCCTGGCAGAACCAGCACAAGGAGTTCGCGCATTTTCCCGGCGCCATTGTGATGACCACAAACTGCATCCAGAAGCCGCTGGCGTCGTACAAGGACAATCTCTTTACCTGCGGACTCGTGGGCTGGCCTGATGTGAAGCACATTTCAGACGGAAATTTTATCTCCGTGATAGAAAAATCCCTGTCGCTTCCTGGATTTACCGAAGATGTACCGGGCAAGGAGGTTTTTGCCGGATTCGCGCGGAATGCGGTGCTCGGCGTGGCGGACAAGGTGATCGATCTGGTCAAGGACGGAAAGATCCGCCACTTCTTCCTCGTGGGCGGGTGCGACGGCGCAAAGCCCGGCAGGAACTACTATACGGAATTCGTGGAAAAAGCGCCCAAGGACACCATCGTGATGACCCTGGCCTGCGGCAAGTTCCGCTTCTTTGACAAGAACCTGGGAGACATCGGCGGCATCCCGCGGCTGCTCGACATCGGTCAATGCAATGACGCTTATTCGGCTGTTCAGATCGCGCTCGCGCTTTCAAAGGCCTTCAACATCGGCGTGAACGAATTGCCGCTGTCCCTGGTCCTGTCATGGTACGAGCAGAAGGCCGTGGCTATCCTGCTCTCCTTGCTGTCTTTGGGTATCAAGGACATCCGGCTCGGGCCGACGCTTCCGGCATTCATCACTCCGAACGTGCTCGATGTGCTGGTCAAAAACTTCGACATCAAGCCCATTGCAGCAACGGCCGAAGAGGACCTCGAAACGATCCTCGGACCCTGCTGGTCAAAGACAAAGGCAGAGTGTGTGGAAGCTGAAGAAGTAACAGTCTGA
- the rsmG gene encoding 16S rRNA (guanine(527)-N(7))-methyltransferase RsmG, which yields MIPRELLNNGAIKLGIPLTVEQANSVFIYLAELKKWSRKINLTAIKDERDIIIKHVLDSLSYIHGFTPAPGLRLLDMGSGAGFPALPIKIVCPGIVVTMVESTKKKASFLRHIIRTLKLTETAVVDSRTEELDVHFLSAFDIVTARAFADMKSAIAEGMPLLRPGGLIVLSRGPEETINEQDLARAGVSLERRTDLTLPFSDYKRTIWVFKKAG from the coding sequence ATGATTCCACGGGAATTATTAAATAACGGCGCAATAAAGCTCGGCATTCCCTTGACCGTTGAACAGGCCAATTCCGTGTTCATCTATCTGGCGGAGCTCAAAAAGTGGAGCCGGAAGATCAACCTCACCGCGATCAAAGATGAACGGGATATTATTATCAAACACGTGCTGGATTCACTTTCATATATTCATGGATTTACGCCCGCCCCGGGACTGCGATTGCTGGACATGGGATCGGGAGCGGGTTTTCCGGCGCTGCCGATCAAAATAGTTTGTCCCGGGATAGTGGTCACCATGGTGGAATCAACAAAAAAGAAAGCGTCTTTTCTGCGCCATATCATCAGGACCCTGAAGCTCACGGAAACCGCGGTCGTCGATTCAAGGACGGAAGAACTCGATGTTCACTTTCTCTCCGCGTTTGATATTGTCACGGCCCGCGCTTTTGCTGACATGAAATCAGCTATAGCAGAAGGAATGCCCTTGCTCAGGCCGGGTGGGCTTATAGTACTGAGCAGGGGACCGGAAGAGACGATCAACGAGCAGGACCTGGCCAGGGCTGGTGTTTCGCTGGAACGCCGGACTGACCTGACGCTCCCGTTTTCGGATTATAAAAGGACGATCTGGGTCTTTAAGAAGGCTGGTTAA